In the genome of Kitasatospora cathayae, one region contains:
- a CDS encoding glycoside hydrolase family 3 C-terminal domain-containing protein has protein sequence MRRPPLRMRFPLRTRLLRLGLGGCLLVAATTGNAVAAPSGPESPKGDPVSPEQRVENLLAQLTTDEKVTLLRGTDAPGGVHSVGYVAGVPRLGIPPLLLSDGPAGVRDGRPATALPAPVSLAAAFDPALATTYGDVLGREARARGYQVLYAPMVNTVRIPQGGRDFETLGEDPYLAGRVATAEVRGIQAQHVAAQVKHYAANNQENNRQSYSSDVDERTLAEIELPAFRAAVRDGRAWSAMCGYNPVNGIWACENFPLLRDVLKGRWGFDGTVGSDYPATHSSVNAAAAGLDQEFGGSTYFADLPAAVGDGRLAPAVLDDQVRRVLRLMARTGALDGGQPPASDPAAGARDARTAAAAGTVLLRNQNATLPLDATRLKSVAVIGPWADRAYTGGGGSSHVTPYPEQTVTPRQGIAARAGTNTQVRYHPGDDPKAAASVAAGADAAVVVVGDQETEGADRDSLDLAPADDALIRAVAAANPHTIVVLNSGGPVTMPWLDAVPAVVEAWYPGEQSGAALADVLFGDTDPGGRLPVTFPTSANATPIQDPAQYPGTDGAYHYTERLGPGYRWYDASGTAPLFPFGHGLSYTTFDYANLSVTGPDQAGRVRVGFDLTNRGTRTGTEVPQLYLTFPSMTGEPPQQLKAFDKVTLAPGGSTHLELPLDRSAFAVWDQGVHGWGVPGGRYGLTVGSSSRAPRLRGAVDAPGSPAVSAWSGRITGSDRSCLDAEAAATDPNQPVRTASCAGTAAQDATVGSDGGIGVLGGCLTPAGSADGTAVLLRDCHPDARATDQAWQPRPDASLLHPASGRCLAAADGRLLLRDCSGATEQRWATPRPSGPLTGIAGQCVDVARASTVNGAAVQLYHCNSTGAQDWSVQQDGSLRAFGKCLDVTNGWTAAGTSAQLYDCNGTGAQRWQPRPDGTLLNPASNRCLDARNGSSADWTGLQIWDCQAGPNQLWTLPS, from the coding sequence ATGCGACGTCCCCCCTTGCGGATGCGGTTCCCCCTGCGGACGCGGCTCCTCCGACTCGGGCTCGGCGGCTGCCTCCTGGTCGCGGCCACGACCGGCAACGCCGTGGCCGCCCCGAGCGGCCCGGAGAGCCCGAAGGGCGACCCGGTCTCACCGGAGCAGCGCGTCGAGAACCTGCTGGCCCAGCTCACCACGGACGAGAAGGTCACCCTGCTGCGCGGCACGGACGCCCCCGGCGGCGTGCACTCCGTCGGCTACGTGGCGGGCGTGCCCCGCCTCGGCATCCCGCCGCTGCTGCTGTCCGACGGCCCGGCCGGCGTGCGGGACGGCCGGCCGGCGACGGCCCTGCCCGCGCCGGTCTCGCTGGCCGCCGCCTTCGACCCGGCGTTGGCCACCACCTACGGCGACGTGCTGGGCCGCGAGGCGCGGGCGCGCGGCTACCAGGTGCTGTACGCGCCGATGGTGAACACCGTACGGATCCCGCAGGGCGGACGGGACTTCGAGACGCTGGGCGAGGACCCGTACCTCGCCGGGCGGGTCGCCACCGCCGAGGTGCGCGGCATCCAGGCCCAGCACGTCGCCGCGCAGGTCAAGCACTACGCCGCCAACAACCAGGAGAACAACCGCCAGTCGTACAGCTCGGACGTCGACGAGCGCACGCTCGCCGAGATCGAGCTGCCCGCCTTCCGGGCGGCCGTCCGGGACGGCCGGGCCTGGTCGGCGATGTGCGGCTACAACCCGGTCAACGGCATCTGGGCGTGCGAGAACTTCCCACTGCTGCGCGACGTGCTGAAGGGCCGCTGGGGCTTCGACGGGACGGTCGGCTCCGACTACCCGGCCACCCACTCCTCGGTCAACGCCGCGGCGGCGGGCCTGGACCAGGAGTTCGGCGGCTCGACGTACTTCGCCGACCTGCCCGCCGCGGTCGGCGACGGGCGGCTCGCCCCGGCCGTGCTGGACGACCAGGTCCGGCGCGTGCTGCGGCTGATGGCGCGCACGGGGGCGCTTGACGGCGGTCAGCCGCCCGCCTCCGACCCGGCCGCCGGCGCGCGCGACGCCCGTACCGCCGCCGCCGCCGGAACGGTTCTGCTGCGCAACCAGAACGCCACCCTGCCGCTCGACGCCACCCGGCTGAAGTCCGTCGCGGTGATCGGCCCCTGGGCGGACCGCGCCTACACCGGCGGGGGCGGTTCCTCGCACGTCACCCCGTACCCGGAACAGACGGTGACACCCCGCCAGGGCATCGCGGCCCGCGCCGGCACCAACACCCAGGTGCGCTACCACCCCGGCGACGACCCGAAGGCGGCGGCCTCGGTGGCCGCGGGGGCGGACGCCGCCGTGGTGGTGGTCGGCGACCAGGAGACCGAGGGCGCGGACCGCGACTCGCTGGACCTCGCCCCGGCGGACGACGCGCTGATCCGGGCCGTCGCCGCCGCCAACCCGCACACCATCGTGGTACTGAACAGCGGCGGGCCGGTCACCATGCCGTGGCTGGACGCGGTGCCCGCAGTGGTCGAGGCCTGGTACCCGGGCGAGCAGAGCGGCGCCGCGCTCGCCGACGTGCTGTTCGGCGACACCGACCCGGGCGGGCGGCTGCCCGTCACCTTCCCGACCTCGGCGAACGCCACCCCGATCCAGGACCCCGCCCAGTACCCGGGCACGGACGGCGCCTACCACTACACCGAGCGCCTCGGCCCCGGCTACCGCTGGTACGACGCCAGCGGCACCGCCCCGCTGTTCCCGTTCGGCCACGGCCTCTCCTACACCACCTTCGACTACGCCAACCTCAGCGTGACCGGCCCGGACCAGGCCGGCCGGGTGCGGGTCGGCTTCGACCTCACCAACCGCGGCACCCGCACCGGCACCGAGGTGCCCCAGCTGTACCTGACCTTCCCGTCCATGACCGGCGAGCCGCCGCAGCAGCTCAAGGCCTTCGACAAGGTCACCCTGGCGCCCGGCGGTTCGACCCACCTGGAGCTGCCACTGGACCGCTCCGCCTTCGCCGTCTGGGACCAGGGCGTCCACGGCTGGGGCGTCCCCGGCGGCCGGTACGGCCTCACCGTCGGCTCCTCCTCCCGCGCGCCCCGGCTACGGGGCGCGGTGGACGCGCCGGGCTCCCCCGCCGTCTCCGCCTGGTCCGGGCGGATCACCGGCTCCGACCGGTCCTGCCTGGACGCCGAGGCCGCCGCCACCGACCCCAACCAGCCGGTACGAACCGCGAGTTGTGCCGGAACAGCGGCCCAGGACGCCACTGTCGGCTCGGACGGCGGCATCGGAGTCCTGGGCGGCTGCCTCACCCCGGCCGGCTCCGCCGACGGCACCGCCGTCCTGCTGCGCGACTGCCATCCGGACGCCCGGGCCACCGACCAGGCGTGGCAGCCGCGCCCGGACGCCTCGCTCCTGCACCCGGCCTCCGGCCGCTGCCTCGCCGCCGCCGACGGCCGCCTGCTGCTGCGGGACTGCTCGGGGGCCACCGAGCAACGTTGGGCCACCCCCCGCCCGAGCGGCCCGCTGACCGGCATCGCCGGGCAGTGCGTGGACGTCGCCCGGGCGTCGACCGTCAACGGCGCCGCCGTCCAGCTCTACCACTGCAACTCCACCGGCGCCCAGGACTGGTCCGTCCAACAGGACGGCTCACTACGGGCGTTCGGCAAGTGCCTGGACGTCACCAACGGCTGGACCGCCGCCGGCACCTCCGCCCAGCTCTACGACTGCAACGGCACCGGCGCCCAGCGCTGGCAGCCCCGCCCGGACGGCACCCTGCTCAACCCCGCCTCCAACCGCTGCCTGGACGCCAGGAACGGCAGCAGCGCCGACTGGACCGGACTGCAGATCTGGGACTGCCAGGCCGGCCCCAACCAGCTCTGGACCCTGCCCAGTTGA
- a CDS encoding putative quinol monooxygenase, whose product MPIVIATIKTKPGRREEVLAAFEKHSPEVHAEPGCELYAVHAGPDRVTVVEKWTDQASLDAHSAGASLAAIAAAIGDTLAEPLDVAVMQPFPAGDAAKGLI is encoded by the coding sequence ATGCCCATCGTCATCGCCACGATCAAGACCAAGCCCGGCCGCCGCGAAGAGGTCCTGGCCGCCTTCGAGAAGCACTCCCCCGAGGTCCACGCCGAGCCCGGCTGCGAGCTCTACGCCGTCCACGCCGGGCCCGACCGCGTTACCGTGGTGGAGAAGTGGACCGACCAGGCCAGCCTCGACGCCCACAGCGCGGGCGCTTCGCTGGCCGCCATCGCGGCCGCCATCGGCGACACGCTCGCCGAGCCCCTCGACGTCGCGGTCATGCAGCCCTTCCCGGCCGGAGACGCGGCCAAGGGCCTGATCTGA
- a CDS encoding ECF transporter S component, which yields MSGRPVPLGRRSVAALLLVSSVGVTAFGWPLLASTRSALVGHSADAPWLFALLLPLLLAVVIAQISEGRSAGGGAPGLDAKSVALLGVLAAAGAALRPLGAGTAGLEPMFFLMVLSGRVLGPGFGFVLGSLSMFASALLTGGVGPWLPFQMLAMGWVCLGAGLLPGAATVRGRRELLLLAGYGALASVLYGTIMNLQGWPYIGGMAGSISFVPGDPLPANLVRFGAYCLTTSLGWDLPRAVLTVVLCLTLGRPVLRALRRTIRRAAFDAPIDFRPPPAG from the coding sequence ATGAGCGGCCGTCCCGTCCCGCTCGGGCGCCGGTCCGTCGCGGCGCTCCTGCTCGTCTCCTCCGTCGGCGTGACGGCCTTCGGCTGGCCGCTGCTCGCCTCCACCAGGTCGGCCCTGGTCGGCCACTCCGCCGACGCGCCGTGGCTGTTCGCCCTGCTGCTTCCCCTGCTGCTCGCCGTCGTCATCGCCCAGATCTCCGAGGGGCGTTCGGCGGGCGGCGGGGCGCCGGGGTTGGACGCCAAGTCGGTGGCGCTGCTGGGGGTTCTGGCGGCGGCGGGCGCGGCCCTGCGCCCTCTGGGGGCAGGGACGGCGGGCCTGGAGCCGATGTTCTTCCTGATGGTCCTCTCCGGCCGGGTCCTCGGCCCCGGCTTCGGCTTCGTGCTGGGTTCGCTGTCGATGTTCGCCTCCGCGCTGCTCACGGGCGGGGTCGGGCCGTGGCTGCCGTTCCAGATGCTCGCCATGGGCTGGGTCTGCCTCGGCGCGGGCCTGCTGCCGGGCGCCGCCACGGTGCGCGGCCGCCGCGAACTCCTCCTGCTGGCCGGCTACGGCGCGCTCGCCTCGGTTCTGTACGGCACGATCATGAACCTCCAGGGCTGGCCGTACATCGGCGGGATGGCCGGCTCGATCTCCTTCGTCCCGGGTGATCCGCTGCCCGCCAACCTGGTCCGCTTCGGCGCCTACTGCCTGACCACGTCCCTGGGTTGGGACCTCCCGCGCGCCGTGCTGACCGTCGTCCTGTGCCTCACGCTCGGCAGGCCAGTGCTGCGCGCCCTGCGCCGCACGATCCGCCGCGCGGCCTTCGACGCACCGATCGACTTCCGTCCACCGCCGGCCGGGTGA